The Sulfitobacter donghicola DSW-25 = KCTC 12864 = JCM 14565 genome has a segment encoding these proteins:
- the flgC gene encoding flagellar basal body rod protein FlgC, giving the protein MSDFSSARSVSASGMQAQAQRLRHLSENISNADTPGYRRKLISFETALGQGDDISSVRVSRVKLDQRKLSEIYDPSHPLADEMGNYSGSNVEILIELADAREAQRSYEANLKMFDQARQMSTSLMQLLRS; this is encoded by the coding sequence ATGAGCGATTTTTCATCAGCACGATCCGTTTCCGCCAGCGGTATGCAAGCACAAGCGCAGCGTCTGCGCCATCTATCCGAGAATATTTCCAATGCAGATACGCCTGGTTACCGAAGAAAACTAATCTCCTTTGAGACCGCCCTTGGGCAAGGAGACGATATCTCTTCTGTGAGAGTGAGCCGTGTAAAATTGGATCAACGAAAGCTGTCTGAAATCTATGATCCTTCACATCCGCTGGCTGATGAAATGGGCAACTATTCAGGCTCTAACGTTGAGATATTGATCGAATTGGCAGACGCAAGAGAAGCTCAGCGGAGTTACGAAGCTAACCTGAAAATGTTTGATCAGGCTCGACAGATGTCGACCAGCCTGATGCAGCTTTTGCGAAGTTAA
- the fliE gene encoding flagellar hook-basal body complex protein FliE translates to MELKSLSAVQNYTSAKSATTPAETDGGMASTLKGVAGDFAATLAKSEQVAQSTMMGSADPHALVQALAQTELAVETAVSVRNKVVEAYQEILRMPV, encoded by the coding sequence ATGGAATTGAAATCACTTTCCGCAGTCCAGAACTATACATCAGCAAAATCGGCGACTACGCCGGCAGAAACCGATGGAGGAATGGCCAGCACGCTAAAAGGGGTGGCAGGCGATTTCGCGGCCACCTTGGCAAAATCGGAACAAGTCGCCCAATCGACGATGATGGGGTCGGCCGACCCGCATGCTTTGGTTCAGGCACTTGCCCAAACCGAACTGGCAGTGGAAACGGCAGTTAGCGTTCGGAACAAAGTCGTGGAAGCCTATCAAGAGATTCTGAGGATGCCCGTCTAA
- a CDS encoding FlgB family protein yields the protein MFENLTVFKTASAMARHAGQSQALIAQNVANANTPNYVGRQVAPFASLYAPSEGGTTQRATRGGHLNGSVEGQEWAKTEIRNGENPNQNTISLEAELLRSAEAKTDHDRALAIYKSALDVLRMAVRTN from the coding sequence ATGTTCGAAAATTTGACAGTTTTTAAGACAGCCTCGGCAATGGCTAGACATGCTGGGCAAAGTCAGGCGCTGATCGCGCAAAATGTAGCGAACGCAAATACGCCAAACTACGTCGGTAGGCAGGTCGCCCCGTTTGCATCTTTGTATGCTCCTTCCGAAGGGGGCACGACACAGCGTGCGACTAGGGGCGGGCACTTGAACGGAAGCGTTGAAGGCCAAGAGTGGGCGAAAACGGAAATCCGTAACGGCGAAAACCCCAACCAAAATACCATTTCATTAGAAGCAGAGCTGTTGAGATCGGCCGAAGCAAAAACAGATCATGATCGCGCTCTCGCAATCTACAAATCCGCTTTGGACGTGCTCCGCATGGCTGTTCGGACAAATTAG
- the flbT gene encoding flagellar biosynthesis repressor FlbT, which produces MSGLVLKLGPKERVLINGAVIENGDRRSRLAIMTPDAKILRLRDAIHPEDAKTPVRRALFAVQLVLSGDKDPDSAHLPLLRQVEELSQVFTDSDSRQVLADASEAVIEKQHYRTLKALRSLLPREERLLAVRPN; this is translated from the coding sequence ATGAGTGGTTTAGTCCTTAAGTTGGGTCCAAAAGAACGTGTTTTGATAAACGGTGCTGTCATAGAAAATGGAGACCGGAGAAGTCGTTTGGCCATCATGACACCAGATGCAAAGATACTTCGTCTTCGCGATGCCATTCATCCAGAAGACGCCAAGACGCCTGTTCGGCGTGCCCTATTTGCGGTGCAACTGGTCCTGTCGGGCGACAAAGACCCAGACAGTGCGCATCTGCCTTTATTGCGACAAGTCGAAGAATTGAGCCAAGTGTTCACCGATTCTGATAGTAGGCAGGTTCTGGCAGACGCTAGCGAAGCCGTTATTGAAAAACAGCATTACCGAACATTGAAGGCACTTCGCTCTCTTCTTCCACGGGAGGAACGGCTGTTGGCCGTTCGCCCGAACTAA
- a CDS encoding flagellar hook capping FlgD N-terminal domain-containing protein, with protein sequence MTISSVTSTDTTNASTFTSETLSNSSVLSSDFETFIKMLTTQAEYQDPLEPMDSSEYAAQLAQFSMVEQQVQSNDLLTALTAQLSGSTMGQLAGWIGMEARTTEPVLFDTDPITVLPTPPAGAQQMELVVYNNQGQEVDRNALSVSTDPVVWAGVGQSGQPLPAGFYHFEVEATGANGIELDSTKAETYARVVEVQNIGTEATVVFSGGSEALASSVTALREGS encoded by the coding sequence ATGACCATTTCCAGTGTTACCTCAACAGATACGACAAATGCTTCGACTTTCACTTCTGAAACCCTTTCGAATAGCTCGGTTTTATCTTCTGATTTTGAGACCTTCATCAAAATGCTCACCACCCAAGCGGAATATCAGGACCCATTGGAACCAATGGACAGCTCTGAATATGCCGCTCAACTTGCGCAGTTCTCAATGGTGGAGCAACAGGTTCAATCGAATGATTTGTTGACCGCACTGACCGCTCAACTCAGCGGCTCAACCATGGGGCAATTGGCAGGTTGGATCGGCATGGAAGCTAGAACAACCGAGCCCGTTCTTTTTGACACCGATCCGATTACAGTACTTCCGACGCCGCCAGCAGGTGCGCAACAAATGGAACTGGTTGTCTATAACAACCAAGGTCAGGAAGTTGACCGTAACGCACTATCTGTTTCGACGGATCCGGTTGTTTGGGCGGGCGTAGGCCAAAGCGGACAGCCTCTTCCAGCCGGCTTTTATCATTTTGAAGTAGAAGCAACAGGCGCCAACGGGATTGAGCTAGATTCGACCAAAGCAGAAACTTATGCCCGCGTTGTGGAGGTTCAAAACATAGGAACAGAGGCCACCGTAGTTTTCTCTGGTGGTTCTGAGGCATTGGCCTCAAGCGTTACAGCCCTGCGCGAAGGTTCTTAA
- the flgG gene encoding flagellar basal-body rod protein FlgG, with protein MRALKIAATGMSAQQMRVETISNNLANMSTTGYNARRAEFADLHYQQMARAGSVNASDGTVLPTGVQIGLGVRPAAVSLHLQQGSLSATQGDLDVAIDGQGYLEVTLPSGQTAYTRDGGLKRTGDGLIVTSDGFPVGPEITVPADAQSISINADGEVYAYFDEATEGQLLGQFTLSGFTNSKGLEAIGSNMFLETEASGPALVSTPGQDGLGTLRQGYLEDSSVDAVQEITELIAAQRGYEMNAKVISAVDQMMSATTQVR; from the coding sequence ATGCGAGCCCTCAAAATTGCAGCAACCGGAATGAGCGCCCAGCAAATGCGGGTTGAAACCATTTCGAACAACCTCGCGAATATGAGCACAACTGGCTATAATGCGCGACGTGCCGAATTTGCTGATCTTCACTATCAACAAATGGCGCGTGCAGGATCAGTTAACGCTTCAGATGGGACAGTTCTTCCAACTGGTGTTCAGATCGGCCTTGGCGTTCGTCCCGCCGCCGTGAGCTTGCACCTTCAGCAAGGGTCCCTTTCCGCAACACAAGGTGATCTAGATGTCGCTATCGATGGCCAGGGTTATCTGGAAGTGACATTGCCCAGTGGTCAAACCGCCTATACTCGCGACGGGGGGCTTAAACGAACAGGCGATGGCTTGATTGTTACCTCTGATGGATTCCCAGTCGGGCCGGAGATTACCGTACCTGCTGATGCGCAAAGTATTTCAATTAATGCAGATGGTGAAGTTTACGCATATTTTGATGAGGCTACAGAAGGGCAATTGCTTGGTCAATTTACTCTATCAGGGTTCACTAATTCCAAAGGCCTTGAAGCGATCGGCAGTAACATGTTTCTCGAAACAGAAGCATCCGGTCCGGCGCTTGTCTCTACCCCTGGTCAAGATGGTTTAGGAACCTTGAGGCAAGGGTATCTCGAGGACAGCTCTGTTGATGCGGTTCAGGAAATAACCGAACTGATTGCGGCACAGCGGGGTTATGAGATGAACGCAAAAGTAATCTCGGCTGTCGACCAGATGATGAGTGCTACGACGCAGGTGCGCTGA
- a CDS encoding flagellar hook-length control protein FliK produces the protein MNPLLAQDTSALSVTSAQKLAMDSDHSKSGELNKQDIQTLSIPRDTSETFANLFAETSKIEAPDNHVHSESEAVETSSQDDDPLFFDDQLLEANPQSLKDDGKAAGGSARAISALERLEDLERFNPSPSRLALPNEETRISTPEVIQSKQADTFNLSSNVASRTIAAENPEIPLNKPGVTIAETNSGSTPPPKDQNKADTPARLAQAFVASTETLPDKIAASATNAPVLNDTVQAPVKQIETSNSRADSTPVPRSKTNDVIQPLTANNEQNGKSSIPVLNNAAQSPLTQIETANAPADSMPVPRSKTNDAIQPLAANNEQNGKSNIPVLNDAAQSPLTQIETANALTDSMPEPYPKTNDVIQPLTANNEQNGRSSAPPLTTEHGVMPVEDNKHQNTPNLSSTAGQTPNPLKELKLPEGYSVTYSDKQAAVTAENDHLARQSSSIAQAPANVDPELPKGEFPTASLKPNPPQTEPVVQQRAVQPQPHITTESAQPVSLQTPLPASVSDSIETTPPQFALSEKSNAEHATMPTLTRDSFGPARADLSQKLTEGIDAQVKSAIPPVKAGESVPRPSAPSIGTPVTTFTSAPSSASIIPSASVEVDQLTATVTVPSTPSAIAVPPSVSVAPLQPVTVGKPTARDSMIAPDSTVSMDEVEPLPAFVKTSPQMQVGASAPETPTTSIGLSNTNSDPLFSATLTAEPLELASWETVRSTQQNSTVVSRTDLPSQVARQLAEALPQASQRPVEIALSPEELGRVRMSVLTEENIITISIHAERNDTLDLMRRHIDQLGQNFRNMGYEEINIEFGNDTESGSFKDQPSSSKEGDATKAKASSAPANSIDEPATDPTISAPNSGVDIRL, from the coding sequence ATGAATCCACTACTTGCACAAGACACAAGTGCTTTGTCCGTCACATCGGCTCAAAAGCTCGCAATGGATTCGGATCATTCGAAAAGCGGTGAGCTGAACAAGCAAGATATTCAGACCCTTAGCATACCTCGGGACACTTCAGAAACTTTTGCAAACCTCTTTGCCGAAACCTCCAAAATAGAAGCTCCTGACAACCATGTTCATTCTGAAAGTGAAGCCGTTGAAACATCTTCCCAAGATGATGATCCTCTTTTTTTTGATGACCAGCTTTTGGAGGCTAACCCCCAGAGCCTAAAAGATGACGGCAAAGCTGCAGGCGGCTCGGCGCGCGCGATTAGCGCCTTGGAAAGGCTAGAGGACTTAGAGCGTTTTAATCCCTCACCATCCAGATTAGCCCTGCCAAATGAAGAGACCCGGATTTCAACACCCGAAGTTATTCAAAGCAAGCAAGCGGATACGTTCAACCTTTCTTCTAATGTAGCTTCCCGAACAATCGCCGCAGAAAACCCAGAAATACCGTTGAACAAACCAGGCGTTACCATCGCTGAAACCAATTCCGGTTCAACGCCCCCCCCGAAAGACCAAAATAAGGCCGATACCCCAGCACGACTGGCCCAAGCATTCGTAGCCTCGACAGAAACTTTGCCTGATAAAATCGCAGCTTCTGCAACTAATGCTCCGGTTTTAAATGACACTGTTCAAGCGCCCGTGAAACAGATTGAAACATCGAATTCACGAGCGGATTCGACGCCAGTACCGCGTTCAAAAACCAACGATGTGATTCAGCCACTGACGGCAAACAACGAACAAAATGGTAAATCTAGCATTCCTGTTCTGAATAACGCAGCCCAATCGCCCCTAACACAGATTGAAACGGCGAATGCACCAGCCGATTCAATGCCAGTACCGCGTTCAAAAACCAACGACGCTATTCAGCCACTGGCAGCAAACAACGAACAAAATGGTAAATCAAACATTCCTGTTCTGAATGACGCAGCTCAATCGCCCCTAACACAGATTGAAACGGCGAATGCACTAACCGATTCAATGCCAGAACCGTATCCAAAAACCAACGATGTGATTCAGCCACTGACGGCAAACAACGAACAAAATGGTAGATCTAGCGCGCCGCCTTTGACAACAGAACATGGGGTAATGCCAGTAGAGGACAACAAGCACCAAAACACGCCCAACCTCTCGTCTACCGCAGGTCAAACGCCAAACCCACTAAAGGAACTGAAACTGCCTGAGGGCTATTCCGTAACATATTCGGACAAACAAGCTGCGGTAACAGCTGAGAACGATCATCTGGCTCGACAATCATCTTCGATAGCGCAAGCGCCTGCCAATGTTGATCCAGAGTTGCCCAAAGGTGAATTTCCGACTGCTAGCCTCAAACCCAATCCTCCGCAGACTGAACCTGTGGTGCAACAGAGAGCTGTGCAGCCCCAACCTCATATAACAACGGAATCCGCGCAACCTGTTTCGCTGCAAACACCATTGCCCGCCTCCGTTTCCGACTCAATTGAAACTACGCCTCCACAATTCGCCCTCAGTGAAAAATCAAACGCTGAGCACGCAACCATGCCAACGTTAACGCGGGACTCTTTTGGTCCTGCCAGAGCAGATTTATCCCAAAAACTAACTGAGGGTATCGACGCACAAGTCAAATCCGCTATTCCACCTGTGAAGGCTGGTGAATCTGTGCCTCGCCCTTCAGCCCCCTCTATCGGTACGCCTGTAACAACATTCACCAGCGCGCCTTCAAGTGCGTCCATCATTCCTTCTGCTTCGGTAGAGGTTGATCAATTGACAGCAACGGTCACCGTTCCTTCCACTCCCTCGGCTATAGCCGTACCACCATCTGTTTCAGTGGCGCCCCTTCAGCCGGTTACTGTTGGTAAACCCACTGCTCGCGATTCAATGATAGCCCCAGATTCGACCGTATCGATGGACGAGGTCGAGCCTTTACCCGCTTTCGTTAAAACCTCTCCACAAATGCAGGTTGGCGCCTCTGCGCCAGAAACTCCAACAACATCAATCGGCCTATCTAATACAAATTCCGACCCCTTGTTTTCAGCCACGCTAACAGCTGAACCATTGGAATTGGCCAGCTGGGAAACGGTTCGCTCTACCCAACAGAACTCAACTGTGGTTTCCAGGACGGACCTACCATCACAGGTAGCAAGGCAGCTCGCCGAAGCATTACCGCAGGCTAGCCAGCGACCGGTTGAGATTGCTCTTTCACCAGAAGAGCTAGGGCGTGTTCGAATGTCTGTCTTAACCGAAGAAAACATCATCACTATCAGCATCCATGCGGAGCGAAACGACACCTTGGATCTTATGCGTCGGCATATAGATCAATTAGGGCAAAACTTCCGAAACATGGGCTACGAAGAAATTAACATCGAATTCGGCAATGATACTGAAAGCGGCTCATTCAAAGATCAGCCAAGCAGTTCAAAAGAAGGTGATGCAACCAAAGCAAAAGCATCATCTGCCCCTGCCAATTCAATAGACGAGCCAGCAACAGACCCCACAATCTCTGCGCCTAACAGCGGCGTCGACATCCGCCTTTAA
- a CDS encoding flagellar hook-basal body complex protein, with amino-acid sequence MESTGYITLTRQAGLKREMQVVANNIANSSTTGFRAEGVIFSEYVKSVDGGPSLSMGQGNVGKTSFEQGGLEQTNGTFDFAIEGDGYFVVQTPLGDRLTRAGSFSPNAAGELVTPDGFPVLDNGRAPLFIPAGAGTLSVSADGTLSMDGNPLGQMAIVRPLAPNEMVREDGVMFRADAGDEPAEEARVLQGFTEGSNVNPLLELSRLIEVQRAYEMGQSFLKTEDERVRAAVKTLTETN; translated from the coding sequence ATGGAAAGTACTGGTTATATCACCCTGACGCGTCAGGCTGGCCTGAAACGCGAAATGCAGGTCGTGGCAAATAATATCGCTAACTCGAGTACGACAGGCTTTCGTGCAGAAGGCGTTATCTTTTCGGAATATGTAAAATCCGTTGATGGAGGTCCGTCGCTATCGATGGGCCAAGGGAATGTCGGGAAAACTTCCTTTGAACAGGGGGGGCTTGAGCAGACCAATGGCACTTTCGATTTTGCAATTGAAGGCGATGGCTATTTTGTCGTTCAGACTCCATTAGGGGATCGTCTCACACGGGCAGGTTCATTTTCTCCAAATGCCGCAGGAGAGCTGGTGACCCCGGATGGTTTCCCTGTCCTCGATAATGGCCGTGCACCGTTGTTCATTCCTGCAGGGGCGGGCACCCTTTCGGTTTCTGCCGATGGAACATTGAGCATGGATGGGAACCCTTTAGGCCAAATGGCGATTGTTCGGCCCCTCGCACCAAATGAAATGGTTCGCGAGGACGGTGTGATGTTTCGTGCAGATGCAGGAGATGAGCCGGCAGAGGAGGCCCGTGTTTTACAAGGCTTCACTGAAGGATCCAATGTTAACCCACTGCTGGAACTGTCTCGATTGATCGAAGTGCAGCGAGCCTATGAAATGGGTCAAAGCTTTTTGAAAACAGAAGATGAGCGCGTTCGCGCGGCTGTCAAAACCCTAACCGAGACTAATTAA
- a CDS encoding DUF1217 domain-containing protein encodes MYLPVVPLDGFAGWRFLQETYDSQFAAFSQNAELKRDGDYFRENIGNIETAEELVNDHRLMTVALGAFDLSDDINSKYFIQKILEEGTDNDDSLANRFSDPRYAELSQAFGFGPGEFLKVGEPLFAEAIIDRYEAIEFEIAAGEQNESMRFALYAEREMSVLAAEDTSNDAKWYTLMSEAPLREVFEKALNLPSSFGQIDLDQQLSVFKERAKKEFGTDEISSFTDPEMVQELVTKYVVRNQISDLNAGYSSNAIALTLLSG; translated from the coding sequence ATGTATCTCCCGGTTGTTCCACTTGACGGCTTTGCTGGTTGGCGGTTCCTGCAAGAGACTTATGACAGTCAATTTGCAGCCTTTAGCCAAAATGCCGAATTGAAGCGTGACGGTGATTACTTTCGCGAAAACATAGGAAATATTGAGACTGCGGAAGAGCTTGTGAATGATCACAGGTTAATGACCGTTGCCTTAGGCGCTTTTGACTTATCTGATGATATCAACAGTAAGTACTTCATCCAGAAAATTCTGGAGGAGGGAACTGACAACGATGACTCACTAGCGAATAGGTTCTCAGATCCTCGTTACGCAGAACTATCTCAGGCATTTGGTTTCGGCCCAGGAGAGTTTCTCAAGGTAGGGGAGCCTTTGTTTGCTGAGGCAATCATTGATCGTTATGAGGCGATTGAATTTGAAATTGCGGCAGGCGAACAAAACGAATCCATGCGGTTTGCACTATACGCTGAGCGTGAGATGAGCGTTTTAGCCGCGGAAGATACTTCAAATGATGCGAAGTGGTACACGTTGATGAGTGAAGCTCCCTTGAGGGAGGTATTCGAGAAAGCACTAAATTTGCCAAGTTCTTTTGGCCAAATTGATTTGGACCAGCAGCTAAGTGTTTTTAAAGAACGCGCCAAAAAGGAATTTGGAACGGACGAAATTTCTAGTTTTACTGATCCTGAAATGGTTCAAGAGCTTGTCACAAAATATGTAGTGCGGAATCAGATATCCGACCTCAACGCAGGCTACTCTTCAAATGCGATCGCGTTAACCCTGCTAAGTGGTTGA
- a CDS encoding flagellin has translation MSSILTNNSAMVALQTLKSINSNLSDTQNSISTGKDINTAKDNASVWAISKVMESDVAGFDAVQDSLSVGQSTVAVASTGAERIVETLTEMKELAVSAQSETADFGKIEADMASKRDQIDAIISGSQFNGVNLLKTDIDGTGGTSLTVVSSLDRVGSGAPTVSTIDVSSADFETSVDTSAMTAIADVTTAASAFGEIETMLTAAINGAAALGSDGKRVDDQMDYISKLSDTVTSGIGALVDTDMEAASAKLQALQTQQQLGVQALSIANESPSTIMSLFR, from the coding sequence ATGTCGAGCATTCTTACAAACAACAGCGCAATGGTTGCCCTGCAAACTCTGAAATCCATCAACAGCAATCTGTCGGATACTCAGAACTCTATTTCCACAGGTAAAGATATCAATACCGCGAAAGACAACGCATCGGTCTGGGCGATTTCCAAAGTAATGGAGTCTGACGTTGCTGGTTTTGATGCGGTGCAAGATTCTCTATCGGTTGGGCAATCTACGGTGGCTGTTGCCAGCACAGGTGCTGAACGTATCGTAGAGACCCTTACGGAAATGAAGGAGCTTGCGGTTTCAGCACAATCAGAAACGGCCGATTTCGGCAAAATCGAAGCAGACATGGCGTCCAAGCGCGATCAAATTGATGCGATCATTTCTGGCTCACAGTTTAACGGTGTCAACCTATTGAAAACGGATATCGATGGCACAGGCGGTACAAGCCTCACCGTGGTTTCGTCGCTTGATCGTGTCGGTTCAGGCGCACCGACAGTCAGCACAATCGATGTTTCGTCTGCAGACTTCGAGACTTCCGTTGACACGTCGGCTATGACGGCCATTGCGGACGTTACGACTGCCGCATCAGCCTTTGGCGAAATCGAAACCATGCTGACGGCGGCAATTAACGGTGCTGCTGCTCTGGGTTCCGATGGTAAACGTGTAGACGATCAGATGGATTACATTTCCAAACTATCTGATACGGTGACTTCTGGTATCGGTGCCCTCGTTGATACGGACATGGAAGCCGCATCCGCGAAACTTCAGGCACTTCAGACACAGCAGCAGCTGGGTGTGCAGGCCTTGTCGATCGCGAACGAGTCGCCATCCACGATCATGTCGCTCTTCCGTTAA
- a CDS encoding flagellar biosynthetic protein FliQ gives MDDLVFFDTMRQGIWVAFIISLPILIAALVSGVSIGLVQALTSVQEMTLTFVPKLAAIGVVFWMSMNFMTNTLVAFFHSQIIPLIIGG, from the coding sequence ATGGATGACTTGGTGTTTTTTGACACTATGCGGCAAGGCATTTGGGTAGCGTTTATCATCTCTCTGCCAATCCTTATCGCAGCACTCGTTTCGGGGGTGTCAATCGGATTGGTTCAAGCTCTGACGTCTGTGCAAGAGATGACACTAACGTTTGTACCAAAACTAGCAGCCATTGGCGTGGTGTTTTGGATGTCGATGAATTTCATGACGAACACGCTTGTCGCCTTTTTTCACAGTCAAATTATCCCACTCATCATCGGAGGATAA
- a CDS encoding rod-binding protein, producing the protein MNPIPPSLGPTPETSRNTALKEAAQKLEATFLAEMLQSAGLGKTSESFGGGAGEDQFGSFLVQEHANQIVKSGGIGLAESLFESLKEQTNDH; encoded by the coding sequence ATGAACCCGATTCCACCATCGCTAGGTCCAACGCCAGAAACGAGCAGAAATACCGCCCTAAAAGAGGCGGCTCAAAAGCTTGAGGCGACATTTTTGGCGGAGATGCTGCAATCAGCCGGCCTAGGGAAGACGAGTGAAAGTTTTGGGGGCGGCGCAGGGGAGGATCAATTTGGTTCATTCCTTGTTCAGGAACACGCCAACCAAATTGTCAAAAGCGGCGGAATCGGATTAGCCGAATCCCTTTTCGAATCTTTAAAGGAGCAAACCAATGACCACTGA
- a CDS encoding FliI/YscN family ATPase, with amino-acid sequence MKDASLIEGLVAHIAEQEPVRPVGRISRADGAALHISGLTDKASIGDTLQVYRKRGAPLRGEVVQILEDSLVMLAEAPPEGVSLNDPVTLLSTALIAPSYQWLGRIIDPSGLPLDGKPLLRGPTARALLAPPPKAAQRRPFGQRLSTGLNVTNTILPLVEGQRVGLFAGSGVGKSTLLGQFARHMTADIVVIAMIGERGRELRHFIEEVLGPDGLARAVVVAATSDQSPLLRRRCAWTAMAVAEHYRDLGHSVLFLADSITRFAEAHREVAVAAGEAPVLRGFPPSTTHLITSLCERAGPGADNQGDITAIFSVLVAGSDMDEPVADILRGVLDGHIVLDRSIAERGRFPAIDVLRSVSRSLPAAATERENKLLSLTRKMLGLYDANSMMITAGLYSNGTDPEIDKAIKLYPEIESFLAKTEPDDPQRSFSQLELVLRRAGIS; translated from the coding sequence ATGAAAGATGCATCTCTCATCGAAGGACTCGTCGCCCATATCGCGGAACAAGAGCCCGTTCGCCCTGTAGGTCGGATATCCCGCGCTGACGGAGCGGCCCTGCATATTTCGGGCCTCACCGATAAAGCGTCTATCGGCGATACCTTGCAGGTCTATCGCAAACGTGGCGCCCCCTTGCGTGGGGAAGTTGTCCAAATTCTCGAGGATTCTCTTGTTATGTTGGCCGAGGCTCCACCAGAAGGGGTCAGTCTGAATGATCCTGTTACATTGCTATCCACGGCTTTGATTGCCCCTTCCTATCAATGGCTTGGGAGAATCATTGACCCCTCTGGCCTGCCCTTGGACGGTAAACCATTGCTGCGTGGTCCCACTGCACGTGCTCTTCTTGCGCCACCTCCGAAAGCCGCCCAAAGGCGTCCGTTTGGTCAACGATTGAGCACGGGTTTAAACGTAACAAATACAATATTACCTTTAGTCGAAGGGCAGAGGGTAGGTCTATTTGCCGGCTCCGGTGTGGGCAAATCGACTCTGCTAGGGCAATTCGCGCGGCACATGACGGCGGATATTGTCGTGATTGCCATGATTGGCGAACGCGGAAGGGAATTGCGTCATTTTATTGAAGAAGTTCTCGGCCCAGATGGACTTGCACGTGCCGTAGTTGTGGCTGCCACCTCGGATCAATCGCCCCTGTTACGTAGACGTTGTGCATGGACCGCAATGGCCGTTGCTGAACATTACCGAGATTTAGGTCATTCGGTTTTATTTCTGGCCGATTCGATTACCCGTTTTGCCGAAGCACATAGGGAAGTCGCCGTTGCCGCCGGAGAAGCACCTGTGTTGCGCGGGTTTCCACCGTCTACAACTCACTTGATAACCTCCCTATGCGAACGAGCTGGCCCTGGAGCAGATAACCAAGGAGACATAACTGCCATTTTCAGCGTATTGGTAGCGGGGTCAGATATGGATGAACCGGTAGCAGATATTTTACGCGGCGTACTGGACGGGCACATCGTGCTGGACAGATCCATTGCTGAGCGCGGGCGATTTCCAGCTATCGACGTCTTACGCTCCGTTTCCCGAAGCCTCCCCGCAGCTGCAACTGAAAGAGAGAACAAGCTCCTCTCGTTAACACGAAAAATGTTAGGGTTGTACGACGCTAACTCGATGATGATTACAGCTGGATTGTATTCGAATGGAACCGATCCGGAGATCGATAAAGCCATAAAACTTTATCCGGAAATCGAATCCTTCTTGGCCAAAACCGAACCGGATGATCCACAGCGCAGCTTTAGCCAATTAGAACTGGTTCTTCGAAGGGCAGGTATTAGCTAA
- the flaF gene encoding flagellar biosynthesis regulator FlaF: MNATTLAQKGYAPIAAPLKSARKVEFDVVARITSRLSGAMKEKDFNKLIEAMHENRTLWRKFGLDASSPQNLLPEDLRARIIYLAEFTEHHTRKAIRGQASALPLVEVNTAILRGLK; the protein is encoded by the coding sequence GTGAACGCTACCACACTTGCCCAAAAGGGCTATGCACCAATTGCTGCACCTTTGAAATCAGCGCGAAAAGTCGAATTTGATGTCGTCGCGCGGATAACGTCGCGATTATCAGGCGCTATGAAAGAAAAAGATTTCAATAAGCTGATTGAGGCGATGCACGAGAACCGAACGCTTTGGCGGAAATTTGGATTGGATGCATCAAGTCCACAAAATTTGTTGCCTGAGGATCTGCGTGCGCGGATCATATATTTGGCAGAGTTTACAGAGCATCATACGCGAAAAGCCATCCGCGGACAGGCTAGCGCCCTACCCCTTGTAGAAGTAAACACCGCGATTTTGCGCGGCTTGAAATAG